A window of Papilio machaon chromosome W, ilPapMach1.1, whole genome shotgun sequence genomic DNA:
TCGGCGAGCGTGTGCTGCGCGGAGTCTCGCTCCCCGCCACAATGGTGGCACTGCGGTGTTTGCTCGCGACCAATCCTATGCAGGTACTCACCGAAGCAACCGTGCCCGGTGAGCACCTGTGCCAGACGAAAGGTGACGTGCGCGTCACTTTGCATTCGCAGCCAAGTCCTAAAACAAGGCAGAAAGGCTTCGACAATGCGCTGTTGCAAGTTTCGCGGCTCTTGAAGTCGTTGTTGCCACACTTCCAGCGCACGTCGGCGCTCCTCTCTGCGTACCTCTCCCGCCTCCGGGATATCGGCTCCACTTGTGCAACGCAGACGGGTGTATACCCGCGCATCCATCTCGGCCAGAATATCCAGAGGCGGAAAACGAGACAGAATTGTTGCCGCCTCAAAGGAGATGGTCCTATAGCCTCGTGCAATTCTGATCGCCATTTTTCGCTGAACGCTGtgaactttaaactttaaagttcATCACCTACCTACTAAACTCACATACGGTATTTCCACTTTTTGTGTtcacgttgtttttttttaatcaatgaaaagaaaacttaacaTTAGGCTACCGCATTTTTCTTTACAAGTTTATCTAGACCTTACATTTTCACATCTCACAATTTTAGCAATCTTTATCAAGACATAAGACATTGAAGGTTTCATTTTAGATTTTCAGATAGgtattttaagtgtaaaaaataCGCAAAGCCACTAGCAGTTAGTACaaaaatttacacaatttattaagTTGTTATTAAGAATCCACATGAGTGGTGTCACTATGGCGTGACgtataaattatcaaatgtaAAACAGTACAACAATAAGTTTTCAGGCCGCAATCTTATGTAAGACCCCGCATTATGATGATTATTTGCATTGTGTGAGTAAATCTTTCTGTTACAGCTACCGTGAAATCCCACTGCTGTGATAATTATCACTTATTATCTCTAGTTTTTTCATGATAGAGTGCGGATAGTAAAGTAGCTGTTATCTTATTTGCTACTATAACACCGAATGCGACGTAATCAATGTTGCATTTCCTAAATACTGACCTGTGAATGGTGAGGTAGAGTCTCATCAGTTCACTGAACTGTGGGTCATCAAAGCCGAGCATGGTGCAGTAGTTGGCGGACCAGTCCTTGTTGTCATCAATAGCACCTATACCTTTGCCATCGCGGTATGTATTACGATATATATAGGTAGTTGCAGCAATCACGGGCAACTTCGCAATCAAGTTCATCGAATCTTCATATACGTACTGTGaattggaaaataaaaaaatatatacaaaaaactaGAGAAAAAAAGCTCGATTTATGGTTTACATTACACCAGTAGGATAGTAGCAATGCTCTTGCATGAACTGTTTTACCTCACTGGCACCAGTTAGTGTATACATCATGCCAGTTGTATACCATCGCTAATAACATACAATACTGGCATAATGCAAGCATTAAACTCTAAGTAAGAATACGAAACGAATGTCAGCTcactttttaatacaagttaaggctaaaaaaaactagataaTTGTCAAATATGGAGGTCcagataaatgttattttcatatcaGGCAACGTGTTCTGGTgtattatagatttaattcaataaaatgtcgatatttctataaaaatatgcgAAACCTTTTATGTCAAGTCATAGTTAGATTTCTCAAAGTACATCACCTCTTAGTACTGAAGCCATGCACGAGTATTACGTAATATAAAGTGGAGCTTATTAAATGTACAGTCAAGGTAACAATgttgtaataaacatattatttaatgcctttatgtgtaaaaaaatatgactgtGGATAAacacattattaataaaaaacctttatataatacttttatacttttatcaGAGTGAAATAATTACGACCTAAGcaacgttatattttttaagagtcCCACTTTTCATATCGGATTTATACAGCGACAACTTACCTCCCAATACTTGGATTTGTGTACACCCTCAGAGTAAGCTTTCGCAAAGGTAGACTCGCTGTTCAGGGCTGTCACTGCAGCTGAGAACTGCGACATGGGGTGCAATTTACTGGGCATGTTGTTCAACATGGTGACAACATGAGCTGGCAGCTCGGCTCTAcaacaataaagttaaaacttattttaagtaaaatttaacaattgcACGATTCTTCATGATTGTACTTTAACGTGCACAAagttgaaaattgtttttaataaacaacacGATTTTCATAACTGATACTTAAGCGAGTTGACCCATGTATGTAGGTGGCCACTATTATGGTCTAAACGTAATCATCTAGAAGTTTATGATTTATCTGTGCATACCTGCGTGCCCATTCCTTGGAGATTGCGTTAACTTGAGCTTCGGTCGGTATATCTCCGGTGACTAGAAGCCAGAACAAACCCTCGGGCAGGGGTTCATCTCCCCCTTCAGCCTTGGGCAACTTCTGTTGGCATTCCGGGATAGACATTCCTCTAAATCTAATGCCCTCGTCGGGATCGAGGACAGATGTTTCCCAAACTAGACCTTTAATACCACGCATGCCACCGTACATCTGTAACATGGAACAAATCAGTCATTTACttgatgaatttaaaaatgtattagcaAACAGTCGGtcctatttttcataacacgCTCGCAAGGTTCTGTATTAGTTAGGACTACAGACACGAAAACCTAAATAATGTATAACAAGACATgacaaaatttcaatattcagACCAGTAACagaaattacacattttaatatcCATTGCAAATAAAACACGTATTTAGAACTTTGCGCTCGTTATCAACCACATGtggcatataaaaataagcatATCGTAAACTTCAACACTCATGTTTCCTTTAACAATCAAATCGTAGTTGTATATTGTGAAATTTTGTGGCAATATTTTGACTTGCAATACGTCTCTatagtaatattgtaaatttcattattacaataacttaaatattatgactgctttttaataatgttagccACTATTTCCCACTGAATAAATCCAAATTTCCATCTGATTTAATTCATATACTTAATACGTTATAATAATGCTACTAACCATGTCAACGGTAACTTCATCCAACTTTAGAAGATCCATGCTGTTTGCGAAATTCGCGGATTTTTTCTTGTTCTTTGGGAATTTTCTCTTGTAGTACATTCTTTGgttgaaatatacattattgacggtcgagttggcgattttagcttttatggcgaacacaattatatataaGGACTTACTAcccaaagttaaaagttgcggagactggtagtttttaataaataaaatcgtacttaggttagttattttcactacttttgacgtaactttgacagttttattttataagtggtcaaaggtttttattttatacagccataagtcatgtatgctactaaaataaattaaaaaaaataacaaaaaaaaaaaaacatatgaaataggCAGAATTTGATTccctaacaaaagaaatttgcaACGTCTCCGGCGCTATGGGATGAGCAGCCCCTCCGCCCTAGCGTAACAAGGCGCGGGTGCCTGTTACAGCGGGCGGGGGCTGCTCCCCCTCCGCGCCTCCGGCTTTTCATAAACACTCTAGGGGTAGGGCAGAAAGTACCACGTGGTGTCGGGGTTGACTGATTCGGTTCTGTGACTCATATCCAAccttaaaatacaaatttacaaaaaatttaataccgCAATGACGCCACGCAACTGAAAAACCGTTAATAGATAAtgtcaaagagtatgtaaacaTTTCGCTAGTATACTATGAAAtggttacatactctttgctaCTTCGTAGTTTTGCGTTCCGTGtcttcaaaattatgaaataattaaataatataaatgtcagatttttattatttttaatcaatttaagataacatttcgcaataaaaattaaaataaataatatgtttggtttaaaaaactttaatcgaattaaatagagtatttttttaatttattttagtagcatacatgacttatggctgtataaaataaaaacctttgaccacttataaaataaaactgtcaaagttacgtcaaaagaagtgaaaataactaacctaagtacgattttttttattaaaaactaccagtctccgcaactttaaactttggatagtaagtccatagatataattgtgttcgccataaaagctacaatcgccaactcgaccgtcaataatgtatattttagccCATTCTTTAGATTTGTTTGTTCGGCGCTTAAGTTCCTTAGCAGGATAGTCGCTGCCGGGTATAGTTtctgtaacaaataaacatatcaGTATTTAGGTACTTAACTGAAATGGATGATATAAACGGATCCATTGATTGATTATATGCAAATAGATACTTTACAAAGTAGGCAAAACAACCAGtctttgacaaataaatatccaGATAACGATTTTGTTGTTAAGAATGAAC
This region includes:
- the LOC123723260 gene encoding probable citrate synthase 2, mitochondrial gives rise to the protein MDLLKLDEVTVDMMYGGMRGIKGLVWETSVLDPDEGIRFRGMSIPECQQKLPKAEGGDEPLPEGLFWLLVTGDIPTEAQVNAISKEWARRAELPAHVVTMLNNMPSKLHPMSQFSAAVTALNSESTFAKAYSEGVHKSKYWEYVYEDSMNLIAKLPVIAATTYIYRNTYRDGKGIGAIDDNKDWSANYCTMLGFDDPQFSELMRLYLTIHSDHEGGNVSAHTTHLVGSALSDPYLSFAAGLNGLAGPLHGLANQEVLIWLEKLRKQVGDNFTEEQLKEFIWKTLKSGQVVPGYGHAVLRKTDPRYTCQREFALKHLPNDPLFKLVAAVYKVVPPILTELGKVKNPWPNVDSHSGVLLQYYGLKEMNYYTVMFGVSRALGVLAQLIWSRALGFPIERPKSFSTELLMKQFGK